In Methanobrevibacter sp., a single genomic region encodes these proteins:
- a CDS encoding glucose 1-dehydrogenase: MGKLDGKVAIVTGSTSGMGRSTAKLYAAEGAKVVVTGRNEERAQAVVDDIIAAGGEAFAVIADMANVDDIKKIFDETIEKYGTVDILFNNAGLLSITPLLEITKEEWDKVFAVDVYAPLYLTQLVAPVMKEKGKGVVINTCSVASYAAHFGFVGYISSKHAIAGLTKSMAFELGPEIRCNGIAPGAIHTAMVDSIGGVEALQMMVDGAPMKRVGQGEDIAALALFLASDESEFVDGQIIRCDGGFEC; the protein is encoded by the coding sequence ATGGGTAAACTAGATGGAAAAGTAGCAATCGTAACCGGTTCAACCTCTGGTATGGGCCGTTCCACAGCAAAATTATATGCTGCAGAAGGCGCTAAAGTTGTTGTAACTGGAAGAAACGAAGAAAGAGCACAAGCTGTAGTGGATGACATTATAGCAGCTGGCGGAGAAGCATTTGCAGTCATTGCTGATATGGCAAATGTTGACGACATCAAAAAGATCTTCGATGAAACCATTGAAAAATATGGAACTGTCGACATCTTATTCAACAACGCAGGACTTTTAAGCATAACTCCTCTCTTGGAGATTACCAAAGAAGAATGGGACAAAGTATTTGCAGTAGACGTATACGCTCCATTATACTTGACCCAATTAGTAGCTCCTGTAATGAAAGAAAAAGGAAAAGGTGTTGTAATCAACACTTGTTCAGTAGCTTCCTACGCTGCACACTTCGGATTTGTAGGTTACATCTCATCCAAGCACGCTATTGCTGGTCTTACCAAATCCATGGCATTCGAACTTGGTCCTGAAATAAGATGTAACGGTATTGCTCCTGGTGCTATCCACACCGCAATGGTAGATAGTATCGGTGGAGTGGAAGCATTGCAAATGATGGTTGACGGAGCACCTATGAAAAGAGTAGGTCAAGGAGAAGATATTGCTGCATTGGCATTATTCCTTGCTTCTGACGAATCTGAATTCGTAGACGGTCAAATCATCAGATGTGACGGCGGATTTGAGTGTTAA
- a CDS encoding class I adenylate-forming enzyme family protein translates to MLNITTFLDANARRLDKDVYYCPSRGLRYNSSEVLHIVSGIGQSIRDKGIEKGDRVLIYLNNSPEYLFSLLAIWRIGAIAIPTNRILTSSELNYMITDSDAKLIITDDDAEETIKVLNIESYIVENCESFKESEILAAEETDWDDLCQLQYTSGTTGKPKGSMLSHGNWFAAIHNACDVLTYKENDTFLCIYPMAHVGILWAIAALRAGALTITMDFFEINEYLELCKSEEVSVLSGMPPVIHTLTNLEEEKRANLSTVREIISGGGPLHRKIWKKFMGQYNIPIINAYGLSETIVIGTGTVIRPEDYATADRYESVGHPVCFSELKIVDEDDPNKTLGHYEHGEIALRGPAIAKGYWGMEKETKESFLEDGWFLTGDIGYIDEDERLFITDRKKDMIVMSGWKIYPTEVEETLIKYPKVDEIAIFSIADIHRGELPVAAVVWKEEEDPEGLVAYSKEYLARYKVPRKIFTMDELPRVNGWKLLRRELREMYSVNDDK, encoded by the coding sequence AAGGGAATTGAAAAGGGAGATAGGGTATTGATCTATTTGAACAACTCCCCAGAATACCTGTTTTCACTCCTTGCAATATGGAGAATAGGTGCAATAGCCATTCCAACAAACAGGATACTGACCTCATCAGAACTGAACTACATGATTACAGATTCCGATGCAAAATTGATAATTACCGATGATGATGCGGAAGAGACCATAAAAGTCTTAAATATTGAATCCTACATCGTAGAAAACTGTGAAAGCTTTAAGGAAAGTGAAATCTTGGCTGCTGAAGAGACCGATTGGGATGACTTATGCCAATTGCAGTACACTTCAGGAACAACCGGAAAGCCTAAAGGGTCCATGTTAAGCCATGGAAACTGGTTTGCGGCAATCCACAATGCCTGTGATGTATTAACCTATAAGGAAAACGACACATTCCTATGCATCTATCCGATGGCTCATGTAGGAATCCTATGGGCAATAGCTGCACTAAGGGCAGGTGCATTGACCATCACAATGGATTTCTTTGAAATCAACGAATACCTTGAATTGTGCAAAAGCGAAGAAGTAAGCGTATTGTCAGGAATGCCTCCTGTAATCCATACATTGACAAATCTCGAAGAGGAGAAAAGAGCTAATCTATCAACTGTTAGAGAGATCATCAGTGGAGGAGGGCCATTGCATAGGAAAATCTGGAAAAAGTTCATGGGTCAATACAACATTCCAATCATCAATGCATATGGGCTTTCCGAGACCATTGTAATCGGTACAGGAACCGTCATCAGACCTGAAGACTATGCCACAGCAGACAGATACGAAAGCGTAGGACACCCGGTATGCTTCTCAGAGCTTAAGATTGTCGATGAGGATGACCCTAACAAGACATTAGGCCACTATGAACATGGAGAGATAGCCCTCAGAGGCCCTGCAATAGCTAAAGGCTATTGGGGAATGGAAAAGGAAACCAAGGAATCCTTCCTTGAAGACGGCTGGTTCCTTACAGGAGACATCGGATATATCGATGAGGACGAGCGTCTTTTCATTACAGACAGGAAGAAGGACATGATTGTAATGAGCGGATGGAAGATCTATCCTACTGAAGTTGAGGAAACCCTTATCAAATATCCTAAAGTGGATGAGATAGCCATCTTCAGCATTGCTGACATCCACAGGGGAGAGCTTCCTGTAGCTGCTGTTGTATGGAAAGAGGAAGAGGACCCTGAAGGATTGGTCGCCTATTCAAAGGAATATCTGGCAAGATACAAGGTTCCAAGAAAGATATTCACCATGGATGAGCTTCCAAGGGTGAACGGTTGGAAACTCCTGAGAAGGGAACTAAGGGAAATGTATTCAGTTAATGATGATAAATAA